In Bacteriovorax stolpii, a single genomic region encodes these proteins:
- a CDS encoding endonuclease MutS2: MALNLLNGNSEALELLDWSMLVSSISSLSHFELTKTKLEAPPAARSIAMIQGDLNLLESYLANYDDYSLSFNSKLRLLPESETFFKLIPDIKREKFFEARELHFLAQIAECYIECLPLFSNLVFEENYAIERDKLSKIKRYFTNPLRDFVDHSGSVSYERHPVLKKLYAEVLALENDLRITVQKAAKSDLYSSKLQLDNFDIINDRYVLAVRSDSYNSDLGPIVARSQSGMTLFVEPYEVREKGNKRIHLLSEIESTILKLTIELSKVVHSYSDEFKLMSEWSLALDWLNTKATYTQKLGLSKPTLNEKFYFEFNGLYHPLLKAPIKNNVLLDSGHKGLIISGPNTGGKTVALKSITLSLLMVHLGLYVPAVHADIHPVSDLFYFSHDHQNLSEGLSSFASESKYYLELLQSLGPLNLIIIDEIFNSTSSEEASALAIAFLDEVHRRSNSKVVLSTHHQVLKTFMHSRGDYVSAHVGYDFDLNRPTYKLILGEPGSSLAFKIFENLSEKFGLKTGISERAKDLLDKKQVTYETLLQELSQKKIDLDKLLAQNRTLNIELKNQKSSMEGTLYLERERIITDYTKKIKSLFDQAETLLSDVKSGKMANRRTLNNEIGGIQSALIREAPEKKNKEDPENIYAHMRPIEFEEIKTNDTVFSVVIRKNVKVLNTNPRKKEIQIQHGALSVWVSPSTLRYPSGSKPPAPKVSINIQKSVRGEIEVDCRGMRLEEFQKIAEQSIDEVITGEIPFVTIIHGHGDGVLKNWLRSYLRKEHRDLRWENIEGNDGCTKIYS; the protein is encoded by the coding sequence ATGGCACTTAATCTTCTCAATGGTAATTCTGAAGCTCTCGAGCTCCTCGACTGGTCGATGCTTGTCTCAAGCATCTCAAGTCTATCACATTTTGAATTAACCAAAACAAAATTAGAAGCTCCGCCTGCAGCAAGAAGCATTGCGATGATTCAGGGTGACCTCAATTTACTTGAAAGTTACTTAGCTAATTACGATGATTATAGTCTGTCATTCAATAGTAAGCTTCGCCTGCTCCCAGAGAGCGAGACATTCTTTAAACTTATTCCAGATATCAAACGCGAGAAATTTTTCGAAGCGCGCGAGCTGCACTTTCTAGCACAAATTGCTGAGTGTTATATCGAATGTCTTCCCCTTTTCTCAAACCTGGTTTTTGAAGAAAACTATGCCATTGAAAGAGATAAACTTTCAAAGATCAAACGTTACTTCACTAATCCTTTGCGAGATTTTGTAGACCATAGTGGAAGTGTCTCTTACGAAAGACATCCTGTTTTAAAAAAACTGTATGCTGAAGTTCTGGCACTCGAAAATGACCTGAGAATCACAGTTCAAAAAGCCGCTAAAAGTGATCTCTACTCTTCAAAACTGCAACTAGATAACTTCGACATTATCAATGACCGCTATGTTTTAGCGGTGAGATCTGACTCTTATAATTCTGACTTAGGCCCAATTGTCGCCCGCTCTCAATCTGGAATGACTCTTTTTGTTGAGCCTTACGAAGTAAGAGAAAAAGGCAACAAGCGCATTCACTTGCTCTCAGAGATCGAATCAACGATCTTGAAGCTGACAATTGAATTAAGTAAGGTTGTTCACAGTTATTCTGACGAATTTAAACTAATGAGTGAATGGAGCCTGGCCCTTGATTGGCTCAACACCAAAGCGACATACACGCAAAAGCTTGGTCTTTCAAAGCCGACACTCAATGAAAAATTCTATTTTGAGTTTAACGGACTTTATCACCCACTTTTAAAAGCACCGATTAAAAACAATGTTCTTCTGGATTCTGGGCATAAAGGTCTTATTATCTCTGGTCCAAACACCGGGGGAAAAACGGTCGCTTTAAAATCGATCACGCTTTCTCTTTTGATGGTTCATTTAGGGCTTTACGTCCCTGCTGTTCACGCTGACATTCATCCCGTTAGCGATTTATTTTATTTCAGTCACGATCATCAAAACCTTTCCGAAGGATTAAGTTCGTTTGCCTCTGAGTCAAAATACTATTTAGAACTTCTACAGTCTCTGGGGCCACTCAACCTGATTATTATCGATGAGATTTTCAACTCAACATCTTCTGAAGAGGCCTCAGCGCTAGCGATTGCCTTCCTCGATGAAGTCCACCGTCGTTCAAATTCAAAAGTGGTTCTCTCGACTCACCATCAGGTGTTAAAAACATTTATGCACTCTCGCGGCGATTATGTCTCGGCCCATGTGGGTTATGATTTTGATCTCAACCGCCCTACATATAAATTAATTCTAGGAGAGCCAGGAAGTTCGCTTGCTTTTAAAATCTTTGAAAACCTCTCGGAGAAATTCGGTTTAAAAACTGGTATCAGCGAAAGGGCCAAAGATCTTTTAGATAAAAAACAAGTAACCTATGAAACTCTCCTGCAAGAGCTTTCGCAGAAGAAAATTGACCTGGATAAGCTGCTTGCCCAAAACCGCACGCTTAACATTGAATTAAAAAACCAAAAATCTTCAATGGAAGGGACTCTCTACCTTGAGCGCGAACGCATTATCACCGACTACACGAAAAAAATTAAATCGCTCTTTGATCAAGCGGAAACTCTCCTAAGTGATGTTAAGAGTGGAAAAATGGCCAATCGCCGTACACTCAACAATGAAATTGGCGGCATTCAATCTGCACTAATTAGAGAAGCTCCTGAAAAGAAAAATAAAGAAGACCCGGAAAATATCTACGCGCACATGCGCCCTATTGAGTTTGAAGAAATCAAAACTAACGATACGGTTTTTTCTGTCGTCATCAGAAAAAATGTGAAGGTTCTCAACACCAACCCACGTAAAAAAGAAATTCAAATCCAGCACGGGGCCCTTTCTGTCTGGGTTTCTCCATCTACTCTTCGCTATCCATCAGGTTCAAAACCTCCGGCCCCTAAAGTCAGCATCAATATCCAAAAATCAGTTCGTGGAGAGATTGAAGTCGACTGCCGCGGAATGCGCTTAGAAGAGTTTCAAAAGATCGCAGAGCAGTCTATTGATGAAGTTATCACAGGGGAAATCCCTTTCGTGACTATCATTCATGGACATGGAGATGGTGTACTTAAAAACTGGCTGAGAAGTTATTTAAGAAAAGAACACCGCGACCTTCGATGGGAAAACATCGAAGGTAACGACGGGTGTACGAAAATTTATTCTTAA